In Sorghum bicolor cultivar BTx623 chromosome 8, Sorghum_bicolor_NCBIv3, whole genome shotgun sequence, one genomic interval encodes:
- the LOC8064059 gene encoding uncharacterized protein LOC8064059, translating to MYRAIDTPKQGDAPLSEPSKYHALYIIRNHIHSDLKAEYLMEEDPRVLWLALQQRYEQQKAVILPEATHEWNHLRIQDFKYVNEYNHAMHKLSSKLRFCEKEPSDAEKIEKTLSTMLPAQMILQQQYRERGFTVYSDLIKTLLQAERHNELLIWNSNQGPVGAKPLPEVHANAQKQTPKDANKNGNPRSSKGKNKRKGPRKPRGAKGKGNNSKSKDKSSTCTKCGCYNHPTKKCRTPKHLVELYLHSVGRGRSNQGRSNQGGQPSEAHFNDLAAPGCSNPAPAGPSNTMAPLPPDGMANDSTNNMIIEYNSDDLFGDYN from the coding sequence ATGTATAGGGCAATTGACACTCCCAAACAGGGAGATGCTCCATTGTCTGAACCATCCAAGTACCATGCCTTATACATAATAAGGAACCACATCCATTCAGATCTCAAAGCTGAATATCTGATGGAAGAGGACCCACGGGTTCTCTGGCTTGCTTTGCAACAGCGGTATGAGCAACAAAAGGCAGTTATTCTCCCGGAGGCCACTCATGAGTGGAACCACCTCCGCATTCAAGATTTCAAATATGTGAATGAATATAACCACGCCATGCACAAACTCAGTTCCAAACTGAGGTTTTGTGAAAAGGAGCCATCTGATGCGGAGAAAATTGAAAAGACTTTGTCTACCATGCTTCCCGCTCAAATGATCCTCCAACAGCAATACCGTGAGAGGGGATTCACAGTCTATTCTGATCTCATTAAAACATTACTTCAGGCTGAGAGGCACAATGAGCTCCTCATATGGAACTCCAATCAAGGCCCTGTCGGTGCCAAGCCCTTGCCCGAAGTACATGCAAATGCTCAGAAACAGACACCAAAGGATGCCAACAAGAATGGCAATCCTAGATCCTCCAAAGGCAAAAACAAGCGCAAGGGACCCCGTAAGCCTCGAGGTGCTAAGGGCAAAGGCAACAACTCTAAGTCAAAAGACAAGTCCTCAACTTGTACAAAGTGTGGTTGCTACAACCACCCGACTAAGAAATGCCGCACCCCTAAGCACCTTGTGGAACTGTACTTGCATTCCGTGGGACGAGGACGCTCCAACCAAGGACGCTCCAACCAAGGTGGACAACCGTCTGAAGCACACTTCAACGATCTGGCAGCCCCAGGATGTTCCAACCCCGCCCCAGCGGGACCGAGCAACACAATGGCGCCTCTTCCACCCGATGGCATGGCAAATGACTCCACCAACAACATGATCATCGAATACAATTCTGATGATCTGTTCGGCGACTACAACTAG
- the LOC110437580 gene encoding uncharacterized protein LOC110437580, producing MYAGRRVGADIRAAMVGGDGRRGGGLCAACSEDGVGIGYRIGDCGSMPSDSHWLATMDGGGGGHGPSPWSGHRGRGGAGKARTGAGGAGGVGGLDGGAAGGAADGAAGEAVDDTTERRDGGPTFAWCIDHYWDVIANQRIGKGPRYSIIRCRTP from the exons ATGTACGCCGGCAGACGAGTCGGCGCCGACATCCGCGCTGCGATGGTCGGTGGAGACGGACGGCGCGGAGGCGGGCTGTGCGCAGCCTGCTCGGAAGACGGCGTCGGCATCGGGTACCGAATTGGCGACTGCGGATCTATGCCCAGTGACAGCCATTGGCTGGCCACCATggatggtggcggtggtgggcaCGGGCCGTCGCCGTGGAGCGGGCACCGAGGCCGGGGTGGAGCCGGCAAGGCGAGGACCGGCGCTGGAGGCGCCGGTGGAGTTGGTGGCCTCGATGGTGGTGCCGCGGGCGGAGCCGCGGATGGCGCCGCGGGCGAGGCCGTGGACGACACCACCGAACGTCGTGACGGAGGGCCGACGTTTGCAT GGTGCATCGATCACTACTGGGACGTCATTG CaaaccagcgcatcggcaagggCCCAAGGTACTCAATCATCAGGTGCCGAACCCCCTAG